A single Drosophila miranda strain MSH22 chromosome XR, D.miranda_PacBio2.1, whole genome shotgun sequence DNA region contains:
- the LOC108152920 gene encoding uncharacterized protein LOC108152920 isoform X2, whose amino-acid sequence MGRLFQYNRFGATDNINKRNKKDTQTKNKMLRNAIKCPAYSDIYGQYNDSSFEKCQQWSNKLQFPTAVAAAAAVTVPAEEPSQSRTHKVYDSMKNFLQRKLFAQPSHKERTLNEDPTSDYDEDLLDSSYQADAEEEEEERDADCSCSSNSNSNTSSISSSSHADTPKRSPQKSLLSLNCWQSSQPSDSNKEEDDSDAGISDCCQLLVENTSSKKQRRSSPKKRTSLPRYNSSNSTEDDDDDEEPELLACAWYQPRISAKAAQEHLQQSTPGSFLLRRSTPRHFELCLRLERKVKTYPVQSTRTQMYRLKGAKKQFSTLKALITHHSVMAEQLPLTLDMPRERHVVKPSAVRYADDFEPLESLQLLGILKSLQAKSIEI is encoded by the exons CTACGCAATGCCATCAAGTGTCCGGCCTATTCGGACATCTATGGGCAGTACAATGACTCGTCCTTCGAGAAATGCCAACAATGGAGCAACAAACTGCAGTTCCCaacggcagtggcagcggcagcagcagtgacAGTGCCAGCCGAGGAGCCCAGCCAGAGTCGCACCCATAAGGTCTACGATAGCATGAAGAACTTTCTGCAGCGCAAACTATTTGCCCAACCCTCGCACAAGGAGCGAACACTGAATGAGGACCCTACCAGTGATTATGATGAG GACCTTCTCGACTCCTCGTACCAGGCCGATGCGGAAGAAGAGGAGGAAGAAAGAGATGCCGAttgcagctgcagctccaactccaactccaacacCAGCTCCATATCCAGCAGTAGCCATGCGGACACGCCCAAACGCTCGCCCCAGAAGTCGCTACTGTCGCTCAACTGCTGGCAGAGCAGTCAGCCAAGCGACTCCAACAAGGAGGAGGATGACTCCGATGCCGGAATCTCCGACTGCTGCCAACTACTGGTGGAGAACACATCGAGCAAAAAACAGCGACGCAGCTCGCCCAAAAAGCGGACATCCCTGCCCCGctacaacagcagcaacagcaccgaggacgatgatgatgatgaggagcCGGAACTGTTGGCCTGCGCCTGGTACCAGCCCCGCATCAGTGCGAAGGCCGCCCAAGAGCATCTGCAGCAGTCGACCCCGGGCAGCTTCCTGCTCCGCCGTAGCACTCCCCGCCACTTCGAGCTCTGTCTGCGCCTCGAACGGAAGGTGAAGACGTACCCGGTGCAGTCCACCCGCACCCAGATGTATCGCCTGAAGGGGGCCAAGAAACAGTTCAGCACTCTCAAGGCCTTGATCACCCACCACTCGGTGATGGCCGAGCAGCTTCCCCTCACACTGGACATGCCCAGGGAGCGACATGTGGTCAAGCCGTCGGCGGTCCGCTATGCGGACGATTTCGAACCGCTGGAGTCTCTGCAGCTCCTGGGCATCCTCAAGAGTCTGCAGGCCAAGAGCATTGAAATATAG
- the LOC108152920 gene encoding tensin-4 isoform X1, with amino-acid sequence MGRLFQYNRFGATDNINKRNKKDTQTKNKMLRNAIKCPAYSDIYGQYNDSSFEKCQQWSNKLQFPTAVAAAAAVTVPAEEPSQSRTHKVYDSMKNFLQRKLFAQPSHKERTLNEDPTSDYDEQDLLDSSYQADAEEEEEERDADCSCSSNSNSNTSSISSSSHADTPKRSPQKSLLSLNCWQSSQPSDSNKEEDDSDAGISDCCQLLVENTSSKKQRRSSPKKRTSLPRYNSSNSTEDDDDDEEPELLACAWYQPRISAKAAQEHLQQSTPGSFLLRRSTPRHFELCLRLERKVKTYPVQSTRTQMYRLKGAKKQFSTLKALITHHSVMAEQLPLTLDMPRERHVVKPSAVRYADDFEPLESLQLLGILKSLQAKSIEI; translated from the exons CTACGCAATGCCATCAAGTGTCCGGCCTATTCGGACATCTATGGGCAGTACAATGACTCGTCCTTCGAGAAATGCCAACAATGGAGCAACAAACTGCAGTTCCCaacggcagtggcagcggcagcagcagtgacAGTGCCAGCCGAGGAGCCCAGCCAGAGTCGCACCCATAAGGTCTACGATAGCATGAAGAACTTTCTGCAGCGCAAACTATTTGCCCAACCCTCGCACAAGGAGCGAACACTGAATGAGGACCCTACCAGTGATTATGATGAG CAGGACCTTCTCGACTCCTCGTACCAGGCCGATGCGGAAGAAGAGGAGGAAGAAAGAGATGCCGAttgcagctgcagctccaactccaactccaacacCAGCTCCATATCCAGCAGTAGCCATGCGGACACGCCCAAACGCTCGCCCCAGAAGTCGCTACTGTCGCTCAACTGCTGGCAGAGCAGTCAGCCAAGCGACTCCAACAAGGAGGAGGATGACTCCGATGCCGGAATCTCCGACTGCTGCCAACTACTGGTGGAGAACACATCGAGCAAAAAACAGCGACGCAGCTCGCCCAAAAAGCGGACATCCCTGCCCCGctacaacagcagcaacagcaccgaggacgatgatgatgatgaggagcCGGAACTGTTGGCCTGCGCCTGGTACCAGCCCCGCATCAGTGCGAAGGCCGCCCAAGAGCATCTGCAGCAGTCGACCCCGGGCAGCTTCCTGCTCCGCCGTAGCACTCCCCGCCACTTCGAGCTCTGTCTGCGCCTCGAACGGAAGGTGAAGACGTACCCGGTGCAGTCCACCCGCACCCAGATGTATCGCCTGAAGGGGGCCAAGAAACAGTTCAGCACTCTCAAGGCCTTGATCACCCACCACTCGGTGATGGCCGAGCAGCTTCCCCTCACACTGGACATGCCCAGGGAGCGACATGTGGTCAAGCCGTCGGCGGTCCGCTATGCGGACGATTTCGAACCGCTGGAGTCTCTGCAGCTCCTGGGCATCCTCAAGAGTCTGCAGGCCAAGAGCATTGAAATATAG